GCAAGCGCATAAACAAAGCAAGCCCAGTAGTAGAAAAACGCTCTATTTGTTCCAAATTGAATGATCCCGGCTCCATGATATTAGCCACACTAAATATAGCTCTCCCTCCAGGGGAATAGGCATGATAAATATTCATTTCTCCATACCGTAAACCTTTGTCTTCCAAGACCCGCACAATATCTTTGCCTCGAAACATACTCTTTCCTCGCGCCATCACCGTAAGCACAATCACCAACTCAGGCCCTGTTGGTTGCGGTGATAGTTTTTCAGGTCTAGGTTTTGCCTTGAGCCATTTCTTTGGAAAGGCAAACCGGCTTTTTTTAGTATCCTTAGGCGGTATGACCTCGTTGCACTCTGACTCCTTTTTCGAATGAGTTTCTTTAGCCTCTTCTACAAGCGTAGCTGGCTCATCGAAATTTTCCAGATTCCCCAAAAGTTCTTCTTCCTGTTCTCTCAAATTTTGGTTTTTTTCTGGAATTTGAGGGGATTGATTAAACATAGCTTTCTGTGATGTTTCTTGAGATCCGCCAGCAGGCTCCATTGGAGTTTCTAAACTCTCATCATAAGTTCCCAGCGTTGGCATCCGTCTACGCCCTCGTTCCTGCTCACGAATGTCTTTCCGGCGATTTTCCCATCGACTATAAAAGTAAATGACTACCAGAATCAAGGCGCCAATCATAAGCAATGCTAAGCGTAGATCATTCATAAAATCTCCCCGCTAAATGGCGGCCAGTTGCACAGCCTCATCCACATCCACCGCAACCAGGCGTGAGACGCCAGGCTCATGCATGGTCACTCCAGTAAGTTGATGTCCAATCTCCATAGTTACCTTATTGTGAGTCACAATAATAAATTGCAATTTAACCGACATTTCCTTTACCAGTTCACAAAAACGCTCCACATTTGCATCATCAAGCGGGGCATCAACCTCATCTAACATACAAAAGGGTGCTGGATTGAGTTGAAAAATAGCAAATACCAGCGCTACCGCAGTGAGTGCCTTTTCTCCCCCTGAGAGCAAATGAATGGTGCTGTTTCGCTTGCCTGGGGGGCGCGCCATAATTTTAACACCAGTATTCAGCAAATCATCATCATTCAACTCTAAGTAGGCCTTGCCTCCTCCGAAGAGTTTGGGAAAAAGAGTTTGCAAACCACCATTCACCTTATCAAAGGTTTCTCGAAAGCGACGGCGGGTTTCACGGTCAATACGCTCAATGGCATTTTCTAGAGTTTGCAATGCCTCAGTTAAATCAGCATGCTGAGCATCTAAATACTGCTTACGTTCCGCCTGAATGCGGCATTCATCAATAGCCGCTAAATTAATAAGTCCAAGGCGCTGAATACGTAGGGCAATGCGTTCGCTTTCCGCTTCCAGGGCAGCTAAATCACTCTCCTCAGACATTTCCCGTAATATTTCTTCGGGGCTGAATCCTGCTGCCTGCAATGGCTCCTTGAGAGTTTGAGCCCGCACCCAGATTGCTTGCCTATCAACACGGAGCCGCTCCAAAGAGGTTCGTTGCGACTCAAGCGTTCTTCCTATCTCGTGCTTTTTTTGTTCGTCTGTCCGCAACTGTGATTCTAATCTAGTCACTCGTTCTCGTGCTTCGTTTAATTGGCGCTCGATGCTCATTCGCTGTTGCAAATGGGTTTCCAGCTGCGTTTGAAGTTCCTGCAGGGGTGTTTCTCCACTCGCTAGGGTAACCTCCAATGCCTCCCTACGTTGAAGCAACTCATTATATTCCCTGCGAATTTGAATCACCGCTTGTTGAGTCGCCTCTAAGGTCGTCTGGAGAGAATGCCCCTCCATCTCTAGCCGATGCAAGTTATCTTTCGCTGCTCCGGTCTCACCCCGAAGCTGATTCAAGGACGCTCGTAATCGATCCCGCTGCTTTATAAGTTGCTCCCGCTCCTCGGCGAAACTTTCCATGTCCATCAACGCCTCTTGGAGGCAGGTTTCCGCCAATTGCCGTTCTCTTTCGTCCTCAGCAAGATGGGTTTGGATTTCTTCCAATTCTTCCTGCACCTGCCTTTGACGGAGTTGGTGCTGTTCCTGTTTGGCCTCTACCCGCGCCAGAGCGGATTGGCATCCTCCCAACTCCCTTTGGAACTGATGCAATACTTTTTGTTGACGCTCCTGTTCGCTCTCTAGCGTGTAAAAACGCCCTCGGACTTCTTCTAACTGTTTATCAAGGGCTTCCACTTCCCGTTCGCAATGCGTCATCTCCTCCTGTAAACGGGCTATTTCCCGCCCCCTCGCTAGCGCCCCCAATTTCCCATCATCTTCTCGAACTAGACTAAGCCAGGCTAAACTCAGCCAAATGCCGTTGCGGGTCATAATCGACTCCCCGGGAGCGAGACTGGC
This sequence is a window from Nitrosococcus oceani ATCC 19707. Protein-coding genes within it:
- the zipA gene encoding cell division protein ZipA, yielding MNDLRLALLMIGALILVVIYFYSRWENRRKDIREQERGRRRMPTLGTYDESLETPMEPAGGSQETSQKAMFNQSPQIPEKNQNLREQEEELLGNLENFDEPATLVEEAKETHSKKESECNEVIPPKDTKKSRFAFPKKWLKAKPRPEKLSPQPTGPELVIVLTVMARGKSMFRGKDIVRVLEDKGLRYGEMNIYHAYSPGGRAIFSVANIMEPGSFNLEQIERFSTTGLALFMRLPGAAGGFAAFDAMLEIARLLAEKLNGEVRDERRNILTAQALEQVRERILAFNRASRSLGAQGK